A portion of the Candidatus Pristimantibacillus lignocellulolyticus genome contains these proteins:
- the pyrH gene encoding UMP kinase, producing the protein MEHPVFKRIVLKVSGESLAGQEGYGIEASVISSIASQVKEVIALGVEVAIVVGGGNIWRGIAGTAKGIDRATADYMGMLATVMNSLALQDALEQIDVPTRVQTSIAMQQIAEPYIRRRAIRHLEKGRVVIFAAGTGNPFFSTDTTAALRAAEIEAEVILMAKNKVDGVYSADPFKDETAEKFEELTYMEVLNRNLGVMDSTSTSLCMDNNIPLIVFSITENGNIKRVVLGEKIGTIVKGSGK; encoded by the coding sequence CAAGAAGGATATGGAATTGAAGCATCAGTAATTTCTTCTATTGCAAGCCAAGTTAAAGAGGTAATCGCACTTGGTGTAGAAGTAGCAATCGTAGTTGGTGGCGGAAATATTTGGCGTGGTATCGCTGGTACTGCAAAAGGTATCGATCGTGCAACAGCTGATTACATGGGAATGTTAGCAACGGTTATGAATTCCTTAGCACTTCAAGACGCACTAGAGCAAATTGATGTACCAACTCGTGTACAAACATCAATCGCAATGCAACAAATTGCTGAGCCTTACATTCGTCGTCGTGCTATTCGTCACCTTGAAAAAGGTCGTGTAGTTATTTTTGCTGCAGGTACGGGTAACCCGTTCTTCTCGACAGATACAACGGCTGCACTTCGTGCTGCTGAAATCGAAGCAGAAGTTATTCTAATGGCGAAAAATAAAGTTGATGGCGTATACTCTGCTGATCCGTTCAAAGATGAAACAGCTGAGAAATTCGAAGAATTAACTTACATGGAAGTGTTGAATCGTAATCTTGGTGTTATGGATTCTACTTCAACTTCTCTATGTATGGATAACAATATTCCGCTTATCGTATTCTCGATCACAGAAAACGGCAACATTAAACGTGTCGTACTAGGTGAAAAGATCGGTACTATTGTAAAAGGGAGTGGGAAATAA